In the genome of Peromyscus eremicus chromosome 1, PerEre_H2_v1, whole genome shotgun sequence, the window ACTTTCAATCTGCTAATAAAATATTAAGTGGGGCAATCCAACCTATTGTCATATTCTATcacccaaataaatacaagaaTGGAGATGTGAAAACAACCTTAAGCATTTGGTTAAATAAAGAATTACAGAACCAAAAATGTGTTTCAAAATGAAAGCTACTAGAATGTAATAGTTTTCAAATAAAGTAACACTAATTTGTCATACATATGCTTTGATGGCTCAAAATAATTTCAGGTTCTGATACTGAACTAacaatttgttttatgaaaataatcaaacaaatctAAGCTTCACCATCATAGGgcaataaaatgtaaaaggatCACAAAGGCTTAGAATCAGGTCTGGCAACATGTGCTTACTTGGGGTAGACAGAGAAGACACTAGCAGCTCAAAGGTTGCCATGTACTGCCTAATGACAGAAGGTAGTTAGGATATGAGCCATAGCAGGTAGTCACTTTTAGTCTGATTTAGAGTTCTCTACAGAAAATTGGGAACTAAACACCTCATTGTGCCACTTAATGTTTTGCTAGCTGATCCCAAACAGCTTGTATTACAGCTAAGGTAAAACACAGGGAATAGAAATGCCAATTGGTTGAGGTAATGATTTGTAAGATAACCAGAGTTCTAAAGCACTTCAATGTTGCAAAGTAAAACTGTATCAAATAAAGCTAATACACACTTCACACCTCTGAGCTTGCTCACCAGAACTGAATAGCAATTAACTTCACATATGGACCCTACTATTACACAAAGCCTTGCTCATATTCATGATCTGCTGCAGCAAAGGTTTATCAAGCAACATCTAAACTTCAGAATAACAACAAACTTATATTAAAAAGTAttatacacaaatataaatatttttttttcctgaaagagaGACCTTGTCCTTCATGGTATTTGGGGAGCAGAATAAAAGTGTATAGCTCATGACAATATAATTCAGTCATTTGAAAGCCTgccaaacaaagtaaaataatatacTATACTGGGTCATGCCTGCTGATTCTGCTCTCTCAGAAACAAGAATGCTAATGATAAAGTATTTCATTGGGGTGTCGTCTACCCCAACTATACCTCTCCTAGAACTGTTTAATGTTCACAGTACTGTAGCTTACCTACTGTGTGATATCAATGTTCTCGCATTAAAAAGCAAGCATTTATATTAAGTATATTATTTCCTACCATTAGTTCAAATAATGTTATGTAATTTTAGTAATCTCATCATCTGCCTTACTGGAAAATATGAGGAAAAAGGCATctgtgacaggcagttgtgaactataCTTTCCCATACCATAAAAATGGTCAACTGTTGTCTGGGCCATGCAAAACTCTGATTGGCAGAAATTAAGCATGCAAGAAGACCAATCTCCATCACACATTTATGAGGACGTCTCCAAACTAGACTATCTACACTGAAAGTGCCATACAGCAGAGTGGCAAATCAAGAGAGAAATCAAATATTAAGGGATCACTGTGGTATGAAGACTGACAGCCACCTTCAAGAAATATGTAGTATAATGGAACTCTGAACACAAAGTTTAACATTAAAAGTGCACCTGAATATTACAAACTAACTTTACAAACCTACAATAAGGTAAAATATATATCTTTTGAAATATTCAGcagcttttgtctttttttttttaagtcttttttttcgAGAGgctcatgaattttaaaagggaCCACTATCTAATTTCAACCATGCTTCACAAAACAATAATGGCTATTTTATATTGCAGTTACCAATGTAATGCAATTAGTGCTTTAAAACAATCTATacttaaacaaaacaacacaatagcaaaagaaacaaagaaaaaaagaaaggaaaagaaaagaaagaaatagaaaccaGCCAACTAACCAACCTTTGGAGAAAATATGCTTATTCAAAAGCttcttggaaaagaaaatttaCCTGAATATCAAGTCATGACTGATCTCAAGTGTAATGTTAAAAAGCTTCACAGACATGAATATTACAATCTTCAGGTCTCAGGACTTTAATCTGAGAATTTCagagtttggtttgtttttaaaattcactttctAACCAAAACAAATAATAGAAGTACTCAATTTTCACTATTTACAACTCTCAGCCTACAGTCTGAAATGACACAATACAAGTTCTcttatttaaactgcagcattaaaGGGTAGGCACACCATTCTTCTGCTGCTCGATTGTCATCCACTGAAACACacatagaaaatatttatgttaGTAAAATGATCACTCCCATTACACTACAATGACAAGGGTTACATAACTCAACTCATACATCACTATCAACTACCACAAGGATTAAACCTCTCTGAAGAGTCAAAGTACAAAAATTCAACTTTTAGGGCCAGATTTTTTAGATGGGCCTTTAATGATGTCTTTCTGAGAGGGAATAAAAGCACAACTTAATTTCTCAAAGGATCTTTTTGCAACAATTTTGGGCTACTGACTACCCCAAGCATTGTGCAAAAAGGAACCATGACTGCAATTAACTGTGTGCTGACAAACTGAGAGGGAACAAAGGAGGTTTTCCTTCATAAGCTTAGCCTTTTGCTTTCAGCAAACCTCACACAACTTCCTTCAACTGCAGATGAAAAGCATGCATCtcatattgtatttttattgcaACTTCCAGCTAGGCCAGGAAATATTGCAGTCATATTAACACTACCAAACTCTTTGTCTGTTGAGGCTAACAAGCCAAGAAGAAACAGGCGACATCCACTGATTACATTGCTTTACAAAATAACCAAATCAAAAGAGGAATCCACACCCAACCTATGTCAAAAACGAGTAGTGCCTTAATTTTAACAGCAGCAATGGTGTGCCTAACCTTTGAACACACAGGTTGCAAGTGAAAAATGCTACCTGTTACCTAATTGAATTAATGGGTTCAAAGTTTTCAGGCAGGAATTTGTGCCTGTCTGGACTTATTCCTACTACTTCTCAAATTGTTAGTATTCTCCTGAAATAACCAATCTTTACCTAATCAACACTgaatgcttgttttattttactcaGAAATGGTAATGATTTGGGGTTTGGCTAAGCATTTAGAAGGTCCTGATCACCTTTCTCAGCAGATTAGAATACAGGGTATAAGTGGTGTGGATTTTACTTTGCACAAAATAGTAATTTTAGTCTGATCATAGTAAAAGATTAAATTCCACTGGCTTTACTTATCAGGTATTCTTGCAATTATCTGTCGAAAATAAATCTTCCAAACTTAAATTACTGCAATTTCATGTGCCCATCTCAAACAAAGCTTAAGACGTTCTTTAAGGAGTGCTTACACAAACATGATCAGAAAGGGCCTGAATATGTGCTAAACAACCAGAAAAAGTCAAGAAAGGGATATTATGTAGGATGCCATAAAAACAAGGGGAAAAGAAGTTCAGCTAaacaaaaattaactaaaatctaAAATCCAACCTCTCCCAATCTGGTAGCAGTATCTGAATTAGTTAAAAACAGAAACCCCAGTGAGCTAAACTACCAATTGAACTACTAACAGAATCAACATGCAACCTAATCATATTAGGTCACCTtggaattgtgatttttttcttactaaAAACTTAGATCCTTCATCTATGTAGAAATTATCAAGGCTGAAAACTCTTAGCATCATTTTAGCTATGCCATAATTGCTAACTAATACACATTGCTTTGTCTATTCTCTGATTCCCAATAAACACAGCTTGGATATCTTAAAACTACTGGCCGCAACAATACTCAGTTGTTGGTTAGTACATGACCACTTCCATAAAACCACTGAAAAATATAGAGAAACCTAAGTTTGCAAAAACGAGGCATCCTCCATTGTTTATGAAATGTACCCTGACTGCTCCTGAGTAAGAAGGGAGCGCGTCCTCCATGAGATAAGGCTATAATCTCACTTGTTGGTGAGAGCAAATTCTACCCTTAGAAAATCTCAAATGAAATTACAGCAAAGGTAGTGTTCTAAGCAGTGAACTGAAACATTTCTGAAGGTagtgtgtgcacatctccaccgCCTCCCCTCTGGGTGAGCACTAAGACACTGCTAATTTAGAAAGTAAATTtaataatcaaaagaaaatgataaagtaTAATTATAAATGACCCAAGTATTTATCGAGAAACCAAATTTCTTAAAAGTCAAAGGTTCATCGTTTGTTTTAGTTTAACCCTTCAATTAGTtgaatcatagaagaaaaatgtgaaCATTTTTGTAAGATGGCTTTTCAATTTCTAATGATAAAGCTCCCAGTATAACAGGTGATTTCTAAAAGgaggcttttcttcttctttttcttcttcttcttttttctttttttaaagtaaagacaaacataacttaaagaaaaaaaataaagaaaataaagaaaagcatgCAGGCTCTACAGGCAAGGAGTCCACTTCCATGTATCTGGTTTGTGAGGTAACTCAATTCTCTGTATAGAGAAACATGCAAAAGGCCAAACAATATTCCGAGCCATACTGCACatggaaatttaaaatatgcaaCATTCAGAATGCACCTTTCACCTCTGTGCACAAGTCTATGCAAAATCTGCAAAGAAGCGAGTGTCACAGTGATGAAGTCAGGCGCAGGGACAGCTGGACAACGATGCAGTAGTGCTCACCCAGTTTGTACAGTAATTGGCACGCTACAGTATTCCTACTCAGTTTTTGATTCATTTGCACTTTGTGCTGCCTCTCCCTGGGGATCTAATTCAATCTTTACAGAAACATCTGGCCCCTCCGACCTCAttaatttcatctttttctttggaGGGTTTTTCAAAGTGCCCAGCCTCTCCTTTACTTTGTACTCCAGTGTACTGTGGGGAATCCCATAAATACTCTGAGCTTTGGAAACACTCATTTTTCCACTCATAACCACCGAGATTGCTTCCTCCAGTATCTCACTGTTGTACTGTCTGTAGCGCCCTCTTTTCTTCCGAGGCTGCTTGGAGCCAGGGTCTCCTTCTTGATCCGATGTGGGATATGGCTGTCCAGAGGTAGACTGCTCAGCATCTGAGCCCCAAGAATCAGGTCCAGCATCTAAtatgctttttctgttttgttttggaagaATAGCCCTTAATTTTTTACTAAGCGCGCTCTCCGTTTGTGAACCCATTACCAAAGAGCTATAGCTGTACTGATCACCAGTGCGAGACTCCCAAGAAAGATCCATTCCTCGAACTTGTGGGATCTTTAAATCTACAGGAGATGAATGGCTCATGTCTCTTTTtccatcttgttttgtttgatgTGCCATTTTTGGAAAGGCAGAGTTCTCTGCAATAAAAGGAAGGTCACTGATGTTGCTGAGTGCACCATTTCCCCTGAACTTCATACGGTTGAGGTTGAATTCGTAATGAGGTTTTGCCCAAGAGGCTTCCCTGGATAATATTAAGTGCTGTCcatgattctgtaatccagacgGCCCAAAGCTGGCAGCTGTGGACAATTGATTTCTGCTCAGTAGCTCTTCACTAATCTGCAGGGATCGAGCCAGTGGAACTTTGAGTGATGTGGAGTGTCCAAAACCTTCCCTGGTTCCATCCTGTAAGCTTCTTGGAGGTACCCCATCACCACTCCGAAGTCCATCTGGGCGGTACTGGCTGGGTCTCCCAGGTCGCCTAATTGGATGGAAGGAAACTGATGTGAGCAGGACTTGCACAGGAAGGGAGGGGTGGGTGAGGGGACCACTCCTTTATTAGAAGGCCTTGCTTGGGTAACATCACtttgtgttattatttatttttctctaaaattaaaaaaaaaaacacatggtcTCAGCACTTAGTTAAAAAACTTGATCACAAAAacgaaaaaagtgaaaaaaagaaaaaacaaaacaaaacaaacaaaaaaaaaaaccaggaatttTTTgggcaaagaaaaattaaacctgTTGGCAGTCTCTGGTTGGGTTCACAAATTTTCGGAGAAAAAGTTTCGCGCAACTGTTTGAAAATAGCACCTTAACCATTCATTACAAAGTAATCATCAGTATCCTCATTATCTATACAGAATTGTTTACCAACGTGACGTTACCACTAAACAAGCACTGTAATAAAAGAGTAAgccaaattatttattttaatgtaatgcATTCAACATTCATAACAACTAGCTAGAAAGCTGGCAGCATTCACACTGGTGAAACCCACAGATAATTGCTCATTTTTGCTACAAACAAGTTAAAGtttatcattaaaaattaaacaattccAAATGACATTTCTTGTACTGCTTGGAAAAAACCTATATATGACAACCAGTCCCAAGGTGAGGGAGGAAGTCAAGCAAAGCTGATAAACTTACCACACTTCTTCATTACAACCCCACTGGTTGTAGGCAGACACAGTACCACACTCCCGCAAAGTGACTTTTTATTTTACCCAAAAGTTTATTAAGTTATACTCAGAGCCAATATAACCAGAAGTATAAGTAACTTGATAGCAATCTTCTTTAAGACAaatcttttttcttaaaataccATATGTTTATGTTGAAATAATGTTTAAAGTCAATTACCAATTACTTATACAGTTAACTCCTAGATTTTGTAGTTGTTTTAAGGTATTGTatgtgtcaggtgtcttccttccTTAGTCATTCTCCCCCCGCCCTtcttttttcgggggggggggagagaaacttttttctcactgaacctggagctcaccgacTCAGCAGACAGGCTGACCAATGACCTCCAGGGATCCTTCCGTCTCTGCCCACTCCCTCCCCAGCTATGGGGTTTACAGACATGGTTGGTAGTCCTACCACCTGTGAGTGATAGAGAtccaaactctgtgtgtgtgtgtttgtgtgtgtgtgtgtgtgtgtgtgtgtgtgtgtgtgtgtgtgtggcttcagcgactgagccatctcccagtccctaattcatgaagttttcatttttgtaataGAGAAAGGTTATTGATCGTAAGACTGGCAGCTGGCAAAGCATTCCTAAAAGGAATGATTATATCAGTCAGGCCCAAAAGTGTAATTTTACAGAAATAAATGATAAACTACATTCTCCCAGATTTTACAGAGACTTGTCACCATTAACACAGGAACACTGAATACTCAACTGAAAGACAGGCAGTACTGCTATGAATTTATCTTTCATGAAACAAAACCAAGTAGAAAATATTTCCCACTCAGAGGAATGAACACAGCAGCTTAAACAATACAGAACATAAATCTGGCAACCAGGTTTAAGGTGATTCTTAAAAAAGGGATTCACTTATGGAAATGGTACTCGGGCTTCTACTAGGAACACGCTTACACAACTCAAATGTTTTTGGTATTGAAAGGGGACCCAAATAACTTGGGATCATATTGGATTAATTTAGTATACACACAAGGAAATTCTGAGAAGAGCTTATATTAAGCCATAAGAAAGCAATTTAATGTTTTTAGACTGAAGAGAGTAGAGGGGAGGAAGACAACGGAATTTAGGAGAAAATAGGGGAATTTTTATAAGTCAGTAGAAGAATCCGTCGGTTTTAAAGTAATTAAGAGTAGGGTGGAAAAAGTCCATTTAGTGCCTAGTTATTCCTTCAGTGTCTAAAAAACTCCCCATATCCACAGTATTAAAAAGTTTAAGGCATACACTATTAACTAATTTAAACTCACCAACATAATTTTTCTTATCTAGATAATGTTACAATTTTCTAATATGGtatctaaatatttattaatatctgGTTTACCAAAATGTTTACTAGATACACATCATGAGGGTTATATAATTCTTACACTATAAAATAAGTGGTCAAAGAATTCACTGTGGGGTTAAGATTTATCCAGCTGAGTATATAATAATGTTTGGCAATATGAGATGGTTACTCACCTACCTACAACactctattaaaaacaaaatcacataCAATTACATTTTCTGAACTGCCATGGAATTAAAACTGCAGTTCAAATCAAGAGccaataaaaccaaaaaccaaaccaaaacaaacaaaaataaacacacattaacacacaccTCACTAGGGAGACCAAATGAAACACTGGAGCTCACTTTTCACTCAACAACTTGAACACATATTAATACTCTCTTCACTTCTACACTTTGCCGTTACTTAGCACAGGTTCCACACTCCAACACATTGACAAAAGGCCCAAAGATACAATTTCCTTCACTGACAGACTGAGCCTGCAAGACTATGAAGCTGAATCACCTTTGATGAATTATCTATATAACTGTGGAAGGCTATAAATATTTTCCCTTACCCGTTCCCTTGAGTACTGGAGCAGCCTGAAGGATGGCTCAGGGAAGTGCTGCTAGCACATGGACTTTTCTTAGTAGATAAATCAAGTACACCGTCTGTAGAGACACAAAGAAATACCTGAGGACATTAAGAACTGAAACAAATATGAACTGGATAgactaaaaattagaaaataacattTGTTATACTGTTATACTTAGGTAACATTTGTCATACTGAggtattacattaaaaaaaaggtaGTTTCTTCCAAAGAAACAAATTTAGCAAAGCATGTTATACTGTTGtacatataatatacatgtatttttcaAGGCTAAGTATCTTGTCAACAGAGCAAAAGAAAGTTAAAACATTATAGAAAATGCTAAGATATATTGAGATATTGGAAACACCAGTTACACAGCAAGGGTTCTGCACTAGAATTATTATACTTCATTTTCTAAACCTTTAGTCAAATgtatgaatatattaaaaaaacccaaaaacctacATTCCCAAATTCCTCAAGATTTATCTACTTTAAACTCCAAAAACACACAAGATAATCTGAAGGGATGAATCACTTAACAgcttataatttgtatatattttaactattctttttggagacagggtttctctgtgtagccctggctctcctggaatttgctttgcagaccagccggcctcaaactcaagagatccacctgtctctgcctcccaagtgcttggactaAAGGCATGCTCGACTAAAGGCATGCTCGATTACCGCTCAGCTAACTATTCTTTTGATACAAAAGTGTGTATTtaagataaatcttttttttgtttgttcttttttttttttcgagacagggtttctctgtgtagctttgcgcctttcctgggactcacttggtagcccaggctggcctcgaactcacagagatctgcctggctctgcctcccaagtgctgggattaaaggcgtgcgccaccaccgcccggcttaagataaatcttttaagaaagatCCTGCAAGTTCAAATTTCAATCACTAAATTTtgtttaagagttttttttttttttttggttttttcgagacagggtttctctgtgtagctttgcacctttcctggaactcactctgtcgcccaggctggcctcgaactcacagagatccgcctggctctgcctcccagatgctgggattaaaggcgtgcgccaccaccacccggctaagagtttttaaaaaattaaaatattttaaaatggtgttcaaatttagtgaaaaaaaaaaaaaaggaaaatgaaacatcTTAATATCATAACAGCTTGCAAGTGTAACCTAAAAACGAGATGAATCACAAATTTGTGTATTAATGCataaaattaaagactttcttttcatcaaagttAATTTTCCCTTTATAGACATAACTTGACAACTTCCAAAGTTGTCATTCCATCCAGAGTTAAGAAAAGATAATTCAGAGCTTCTGATTTTAATTTCTAGCTGGCTAGCAGGAGGTGTTGGTATCTATGTCAACAGTAAATCCTAAATAGGATATACTTAAAACTTGAATCGGAGGATGTTGCAACTCCCCATATTTCAAGTTGTTAGATATATGCAACTAAACTTCTAAAATTAAAAGAGCCCAGCCTCATATAAAGTTTTTAGAAATCACTAAAACATCTACAAACAACTGTTATGTTAAAGAACCAAGCAGCATCTTATTAAATATCTAATACCCAACTGGAGAGATCTACAAAGTAAATGTAGTGCTTAGAATATTTCTAACACAAGACAGTTGCTATAAGTTAGCCTCCACTACTAACACTATAGATATATCTCTATGTTGCCACTTTTATAAATCTGAAGCTTCTGATGTAGTATCTGGAGTCAACAGATTTTTAGTGAAAATGCTATTCTGTAGTAAAAACAACAATCCTCAATCAAACAGAAaaatgccaggcagtgatggctcttgtctttaatcctagcactcccaggaggcagagacaggcaggtgaatctctgtgagttctaggccaacctggtctacagaatgggttccaggacagccaggctacatagagaaaccctgtcttggaaaaacaacaaacaaaaccccgaAAAAACACAACTCTGAAAACGCAGTAAGCAAAGGTGCACTGGTCAGTGTGAACAGGGCC includes:
- the Lcor gene encoding ligand-dependent corepressor isoform X2; protein product: MQRMIQQFAAEYTSKNSSTQDPSQPNSTKNQSLPKASPVTTSPTAATTQNPVLSKLLMADQDSPLDLTVRKSQSEPSEQDGVLDLSTKKSPCASSTSLSHPSGCSSTQGNGRPGRPSQYRPDGLRSGDGVPPRSLQDGTREGFGHSTSLKVPLARSLQISEELLSRNQLSTAASFGPSGLQNHGQHLILSREASWAKPHYEFNLNRMKFRGNGALSNISDLPFIAENSAFPKMAHQTKQDGKRDMSHSSPVDLKIPQVRGMDLSWESRTGDQYSYSSLVMGSQTESALSKKLRAILPKQNRKSILDAGPDSWGSDAEQSTSGQPYPTSDQEGDPGSKQPRKKRGRYRQYNSEILEEAISVVMSGKMSVSKAQSIYGIPHSTLEYKVKERLGTLKNPPKKKMKLMRSEGPDVSVKIELDPQGEAAQSANESKTE